Proteins from a genomic interval of Gavia stellata isolate bGavSte3 chromosome 13, bGavSte3.hap2, whole genome shotgun sequence:
- the RAMAC gene encoding RNA guanine-N7 methyltransferase activating subunit isoform X1 yields the protein MFKVFRMASLVDMPLNYEKMFAHRFTSDDEEYQEYLKRPADPPPIVEEWRNRSGGNQRNRDRFQDGRYFRGDRYNWQGDYRSNQRPERSWGNNYQQHRQGQSYSSHYGQYGYNSYNPGPRYHPY from the exons ATGTTTAAAGTTTTCAGAATGGCTTCCTTGGTTGACATGCCCCTGAATTATGAAAAGATGTTTGCTCATCGATTCACATCAGATGATGAAGAATACCAAGAATATTTGAAACGCCCTGCAGATCCCCCTCCTATAGTTGAAGAATGGAGAAACAGATCTGGTGGCAATCAGAGAAACAGAGATCG GTTTCAAGATGGTAGATATTTTAGAGGAGACAGATACAACTGGCAAGGTGACTACAGATCTAATCAGAGGCCAGAAAGAAGTTGGGGTAATAACTACCAGCAGCACAGACAAGGACAATCGTACTCCTCCCACTACGGACAATATGGCTACAACTCCTACAATCCAGGGCCTCGTTACCATCCCTACTGA
- the RAMAC gene encoding RNA guanine-N7 methyltransferase activating subunit isoform X2: MASLVDMPLNYEKMFAHRFTSDDEEYQEYLKRPADPPPIVEEWRNRSGGNQRNRDRFQDGRYFRGDRYNWQGDYRSNQRPERSWGNNYQQHRQGQSYSSHYGQYGYNSYNPGPRYHPY; the protein is encoded by the exons ATGGCTTCCTTGGTTGACATGCCCCTGAATTATGAAAAGATGTTTGCTCATCGATTCACATCAGATGATGAAGAATACCAAGAATATTTGAAACGCCCTGCAGATCCCCCTCCTATAGTTGAAGAATGGAGAAACAGATCTGGTGGCAATCAGAGAAACAGAGATCG GTTTCAAGATGGTAGATATTTTAGAGGAGACAGATACAACTGGCAAGGTGACTACAGATCTAATCAGAGGCCAGAAAGAAGTTGGGGTAATAACTACCAGCAGCACAGACAAGGACAATCGTACTCCTCCCACTACGGACAATATGGCTACAACTCCTACAATCCAGGGCCTCGTTACCATCCCTACTGA